A window of Haliscomenobacter hydrossis DSM 1100 contains these coding sequences:
- the mgrA gene encoding L-glyceraldehyde 3-phosphate reductase — protein sequence MQYLPSAQRYQSMEYRRCGNSGLKLPAISLGLWHNFGHIDILDNARNILRVAFDNGITHFDLANNYGPPAGSAEENFGKIFKDDFVPYRDELIISSKAGWGMWPGPYGDWGSKKYLVASLDQSLKRMGLEYVDIFYHHRPDPETPLEETMGTLDLMVRQGKALYVGISSYQPAEAAKAMQILQELGTPCLIHQPKYSMFDRWVENGLLDVLEQNGVGCIPFSPLAQGVLTNKYLKGIPADSRASSHRGNGAIEEDQVSEDKINKVRQLNELAEARGQNLAQMALAWILKDPRITSVLIGASKPAQVLDSIGCLANYYFSEEELNKINNILK from the coding sequence ATGCAATACTTACCTAGTGCCCAAAGGTACCAATCCATGGAATACCGCCGCTGCGGCAACAGCGGACTGAAATTGCCCGCAATTTCACTTGGCCTGTGGCACAACTTTGGTCATATCGACATCCTGGACAATGCGCGCAATATCTTACGGGTTGCTTTTGACAATGGCATTACCCATTTTGATTTAGCCAATAATTACGGCCCGCCCGCTGGCTCGGCAGAAGAGAATTTTGGGAAAATATTCAAAGATGATTTTGTTCCTTACCGGGATGAATTGATCATTTCTTCCAAAGCCGGTTGGGGCATGTGGCCGGGGCCTTATGGTGATTGGGGCTCAAAAAAATACCTGGTGGCCAGCCTTGACCAGAGTTTGAAAAGAATGGGCCTGGAATACGTGGACATTTTTTACCACCACCGCCCTGATCCCGAAACACCCCTGGAAGAAACCATGGGAACGCTGGATCTGATGGTGCGGCAGGGGAAAGCCCTCTATGTGGGGATATCGAGTTATCAGCCCGCAGAAGCCGCAAAAGCCATGCAAATTTTGCAAGAATTGGGCACGCCTTGCCTGATTCACCAGCCCAAATATTCCATGTTCGACCGTTGGGTAGAAAATGGATTGTTGGATGTACTGGAACAAAATGGAGTCGGATGTATCCCCTTTTCTCCGCTGGCCCAAGGGGTGTTGACCAATAAATACCTGAAAGGCATTCCAGCCGATTCGAGAGCATCCAGCCATCGGGGCAACGGTGCTATTGAAGAAGACCAGGTTTCGGAGGACAAAATCAATAAAGTACGCCAACTCAATGAACTGGCTGAAGCACGCGGACAAAACCTGGCGCAAATGGCCCTGGCCTGGATCTTGAAAGACCCACGCATCACTTCCGTGTTGATTGGGGCCAGCAAACCTGCCCAGGTACTGGATTCCATTGGTTGCCTTGCCAATTATTACTTTTCCGAGGAAGAGCTCAATAAGATCAATAACATCTTAAAATAA
- a CDS encoding GlcG/HbpS family heme-binding protein: MENPEMLVLVQKMYDAIEQLIPVYMEMHADECISHGNLAVCIIDDRGVVHGKMFGTNQARLRQSYKVAWTKASQVWLTGVKTGAYERMVFNKEVDENANGIDAPDLIGWEGGQPLTLKDGTILSVGFSGFRGTTDLEIMVKALAAAEQR, encoded by the coding sequence ATGGAGAACCCTGAAATGTTGGTCCTGGTGCAAAAAATGTACGACGCCATTGAGCAATTGATCCCGGTTTACATGGAAATGCACGCGGATGAGTGCATTTCCCATGGAAACCTGGCCGTGTGCATCATTGATGACAGGGGTGTCGTACATGGAAAAATGTTCGGGACAAATCAAGCAAGATTGCGGCAATCGTATAAAGTGGCCTGGACAAAAGCCAGCCAGGTATGGCTCACTGGTGTAAAAACCGGAGCATATGAACGAATGGTTTTCAATAAAGAAGTGGATGAAAATGCCAACGGCATTGATGCCCCTGACCTGATTGGCTGGGAAGGCGGACAACCGCTGACCCTGAAGGACGGAACCATACTTTCTGTTGGCTTTAGTGGTTTCAGAGGGACTACCGATCTGGAAATAATGGTGAAAGCACTGGCTGCTGCGGAACAGCGCTAA
- a CDS encoding LacI family DNA-binding transcriptional regulator, with protein sequence MNLKELAKALNLSFSTVSKALRDSHEISIATKNRVLAKAKELNYQVNPQASSLRKQKSKTIAVVIPEVVNDFFGPVINGIESIAQEKGYHVLIYLTHEDMQKEVAITKLLQNGRVDGIMMSLSEETSDTTHLQALRENEIPLVFFDRIAEDIDAPKVTTDDYNCGIKATEHLIENGCTRIAFLSIAPNLSISNKRMNGYLDALKKHNITPDNSLILACTGDEAKNKTLIQQLFKSKNRPDGIFASVEKLAIATYEICAELTLTIPRDVKVICFSNMQTAALLNPSLSTITQPAYEMGREGAAILFKLVEKKGHHFLLENTVLNSALVARNSTFSQPA encoded by the coding sequence ATGAATCTTAAAGAACTTGCCAAAGCCTTAAACTTATCTTTCTCCACTGTTTCAAAAGCATTGCGGGACAGCCACGAAATTAGCATTGCTACCAAAAACCGAGTGCTGGCAAAAGCCAAAGAATTGAATTACCAGGTCAATCCCCAGGCCAGCAGTTTGCGCAAACAAAAAAGCAAAACCATTGCGGTGGTTATCCCTGAAGTGGTCAACGATTTTTTTGGCCCCGTGATCAACGGCATTGAGTCCATTGCCCAGGAAAAAGGCTACCACGTCCTGATTTACCTGACCCATGAGGACATGCAAAAGGAAGTAGCGATTACCAAATTGTTACAAAATGGCCGGGTTGACGGAATCATGATGTCCTTATCTGAAGAAACTTCCGATACCACCCATCTGCAAGCCTTAAGAGAAAACGAAATACCGCTGGTTTTTTTTGACCGCATTGCCGAAGACATCGATGCGCCAAAGGTCACGACGGATGATTACAATTGCGGCATCAAGGCAACCGAACACTTGATTGAAAATGGCTGTACACGCATCGCCTTTTTGTCGATTGCCCCCAATCTTTCCATCAGCAACAAGCGCATGAACGGATACCTGGACGCTTTAAAAAAGCACAACATAACACCAGACAATAGCCTGATCCTGGCTTGCACCGGAGATGAGGCCAAAAATAAAACCCTGATCCAGCAATTGTTCAAAAGCAAAAACCGACCCGATGGCATCTTTGCTTCGGTAGAAAAACTGGCGATTGCGACGTATGAAATCTGTGCGGAATTGACCTTGACTATCCCGCGCGATGTCAAAGTCATCTGTTTTTCCAATATGCAAACCGCAGCCCTGCTCAATCCCTCCCTCAGCACCATTACCCAGCCAGCTTATGAAATGGGTCGGGAAGGGGCGGCGATTCTGTTTAAGCTGGTGGAAAAAAAGGGGCACCACTTTCTGCTTGAAAATACCGTATTGAATTCTGCATTGGTAGCGAGAAATTCTACTTTTTCTCAGCCAGCGTAA
- a CDS encoding carbohydrate-binding domain-containing protein — protein sequence MKINNIKVIYLVFLLLVITNFRVSGQQPTPAKKEELPTTDKINLPKPIKSSIPANYQGRPFVDTRHIAGAQVIPGKLECAYYDLGGEGVAYHDFETENRGSGGLNMAPNHQRPHATSYEWAFRKEENVDLSYAKDFADFNHTNNYYTPEVNQFYVGWTEDNEWLNYTVEVKVAGTYKIDALYANNDASITFDVDQKLASTCKLPLNTGNFHAWNKAEIGTITFSEAGLHLLTFHYNKGNNFAYFEFTLAEKK from the coding sequence ATGAAAATCAACAACATAAAAGTAATTTATCTGGTATTTCTGCTTTTGGTTATCACAAATTTCAGGGTATCGGGTCAACAGCCAACTCCGGCTAAAAAAGAAGAATTACCCACCACGGATAAGATCAACCTACCAAAACCCATCAAATCATCCATTCCAGCCAATTACCAAGGTAGACCCTTCGTGGATACCCGCCATATCGCAGGTGCACAGGTCATTCCCGGTAAACTTGAATGTGCTTACTACGACCTGGGGGGGGAAGGTGTAGCCTACCATGATTTTGAAACCGAAAACCGGGGTAGCGGCGGGCTGAACATGGCACCCAATCACCAGCGTCCTCATGCTACCTCCTATGAATGGGCCTTTCGAAAAGAGGAAAATGTGGACCTTTCCTACGCCAAGGACTTTGCCGATTTTAACCACACCAACAATTATTACACACCGGAAGTGAATCAATTTTATGTCGGTTGGACCGAGGACAACGAGTGGCTCAATTACACTGTGGAAGTCAAAGTCGCCGGTACCTATAAGATCGATGCCTTGTACGCCAACAATGACGCAAGCATCACCTTTGATGTGGATCAAAAACTGGCCAGTACCTGCAAACTCCCCCTCAATACGGGCAATTTTCATGCCTGGAACAAAGCCGAAATTGGAACCATTACCTTTTCAGAAGCGGGACTTCACCTATTGACCTTTCACTACAACAAGGGCAATAATTTCGCCTATTTTGAATTTACGCTGGCTGAGAAAAAGTAG
- a CDS encoding family 43 glycosylhydrolase, translating into MAIPSGQTRSRAKAKLPKNPIFEGWYADPEGVILGNKYWVFPTFSAKYKAQVFLDAFSSKDLVNWKKHPRIVDTSAIKWANMAMWAPSIVQKDQQYFLFFSANDIQSAERNKVKDDTLGGIGIAVANRPQGPYRDYLGKPLINHFYNKAQPIDQFVFQDKDQQYYIFYGGWGHCNVGKLNADFTALTPFPNGDLVKEITPQGYVEGPTMFIRNGKYYLMWSEGGWTNGTYKVAYAVADGMMGPFEKIGTILKADENIATGAGHHSVINVPNTDEWYMVYHRRPIPNFDRDHRVVCIDRLYFNADGTIKEVKMTFEGVKRKLK; encoded by the coding sequence CTGGCCATACCCTCGGGACAAACCCGCAGCAGGGCGAAGGCTAAATTGCCTAAAAATCCCATTTTTGAAGGCTGGTACGCTGACCCGGAAGGCGTGATTTTAGGCAACAAGTACTGGGTATTCCCCACTTTTTCAGCAAAGTACAAAGCCCAGGTTTTTTTGGACGCTTTTTCCTCCAAAGACCTGGTGAACTGGAAAAAACACCCCAGGATTGTTGATACCAGCGCAATCAAATGGGCAAACATGGCCATGTGGGCACCCTCGATTGTGCAAAAGGACCAGCAATATTTTCTGTTTTTTTCAGCCAATGACATTCAAAGCGCTGAAAGAAACAAAGTGAAAGACGATACTTTGGGGGGAATTGGGATCGCGGTGGCCAATCGGCCCCAAGGCCCCTACCGCGATTATTTGGGCAAACCCCTGATCAATCACTTTTACAATAAGGCTCAGCCCATTGATCAGTTTGTTTTCCAAGACAAAGACCAGCAATACTACATCTTTTACGGTGGCTGGGGGCATTGCAATGTTGGGAAACTCAATGCTGATTTCACGGCCTTAACGCCCTTCCCGAATGGCGATTTGGTCAAAGAAATCACGCCACAAGGGTATGTGGAAGGGCCAACGATGTTTATCCGCAATGGAAAATATTACCTGATGTGGTCGGAAGGTGGTTGGACCAACGGCACCTACAAAGTAGCCTATGCAGTTGCCGATGGTATGATGGGGCCTTTTGAAAAGATCGGCACGATTTTAAAAGCCGATGAGAACATCGCTACCGGGGCCGGGCACCATTCCGTCATCAATGTTCCGAATACCGATGAGTGGTACATGGTTTATCACCGCCGCCCAATCCCCAATTTTGATAGGGATCACCGCGTGGTGTGTATTGACCGACTTTATTTTAATGCCGATGGCACGATTAAAGAGGTAAAAATGACCTTTGAAGGGGTGAAGCGAAAATTGAAGTAG
- a CDS encoding lytic transglycosylase domain-containing protein, which yields MQKGLRIYAAVATAIIAIAILTSYSGTRTGSSNGGNNDSLPQVIKSVNLNRNFDFANEPVPTQNFDVRERLEKELLINSYLHANTLINIKRTSRYFPMIEKVLAENDLPEDLKYFPVIESNLSNAVSSAGAKGLWQFMKSSADYYGLEVNEEVDERYHIEKSTRAAIKYLKDLKKRFGSWALVSAAYNLGPTRLASDIKLQRAESYYELNLPDETMRYFFRLIAVKDIFQNPQQYGFYLDDDSYPPLDNYKIVEVKTPILNLGDFAREHGTNYRMLKIYNPWMIDSKLSNRAGKLYEIKIPK from the coding sequence ATGCAAAAAGGACTTCGTATTTATGCAGCTGTTGCCACGGCAATTATCGCTATTGCGATACTTACTTCATATAGCGGCACGCGTACGGGCAGCAGCAATGGAGGCAACAACGATAGTTTGCCTCAAGTAATCAAAAGTGTCAACCTTAATCGCAATTTTGACTTCGCCAATGAACCAGTGCCCACGCAAAACTTTGACGTGCGCGAACGCCTGGAAAAGGAATTGCTGATCAACTCATACCTCCACGCCAATACCCTGATCAACATCAAACGGACTTCGCGGTATTTTCCCATGATCGAAAAAGTACTGGCCGAAAACGACCTGCCTGAAGACCTCAAATATTTTCCAGTCATCGAAAGCAACCTGAGCAATGCGGTGTCTTCCGCGGGCGCAAAAGGCCTCTGGCAGTTCATGAAAAGTTCAGCAGATTATTACGGGCTGGAAGTCAACGAAGAAGTGGATGAGCGTTACCACATCGAAAAATCGACCCGCGCCGCCATCAAGTACCTGAAAGACCTCAAAAAGCGCTTTGGTTCCTGGGCTTTGGTCTCCGCGGCCTACAACCTGGGCCCAACCCGCCTGGCCAGCGACATCAAATTGCAACGCGCCGAATCCTACTACGAACTCAACCTGCCGGATGAAACGATGCGTTATTTCTTTCGTTTGATCGCCGTTAAGGACATTTTCCAAAATCCTCAGCAATACGGATTTTATCTCGATGATGATTCTTACCCTCCACTGGATAACTACAAAATCGTGGAAGTAAAAACCCCCATCCTCAATCTGGGCGACTTCGCCCGTGAACACGGAACGAATTACCGGATGCTCAAAATTTACAATCCCTGGATGATTGATTCCAAATTGAGTAATCGGGCCGGAAAGTTGTATGAAATCAAAATCCCCAAGTAA
- a CDS encoding DUF2480 family protein, with the protein MEEMLVNRVANSGLTTINLEDFFPTGEIAHFDLVDYLFMGLILKEKDFREALKNHDWTQYQGKVLLVYCSNDSIIPVWAYMLVATYAEPFAKDIFQGDQETYYKAAYNRALSHIDPASYAGQRIVIKGCSDKPVPPAAYLELTRVLKPHVQSIMYGEPCSTVPIYKRKS; encoded by the coding sequence ATGGAAGAAATGCTCGTCAACCGCGTAGCCAATAGTGGTTTGACCACCATAAATCTGGAAGATTTTTTCCCAACTGGCGAAATTGCTCATTTCGATCTGGTGGATTACCTGTTTATGGGCTTGATCCTCAAGGAAAAAGATTTTCGGGAAGCCCTCAAAAACCACGATTGGACCCAGTACCAGGGCAAAGTGTTGTTGGTGTATTGCTCCAATGATTCGATCATTCCGGTGTGGGCCTACATGCTAGTGGCCACTTATGCCGAGCCTTTTGCCAAAGACATTTTCCAGGGCGACCAGGAGACCTACTACAAAGCGGCCTACAATCGGGCCTTGAGCCATATTGACCCGGCCAGTTATGCCGGCCAGCGCATTGTCATCAAAGGGTGCAGCGACAAACCGGTGCCCCCTGCGGCTTATCTTGAATTGACCCGCGTATTGAAACCCCACGTACAAAGCATCATGTATGGCGAGCCTTGCTCTACCGTGCCCATTTATAAACGTAAAAGTTGA
- the scpB gene encoding SMC-Scp complex subunit ScpB, whose product MKHLAQHIESLIFTADAPISFGEIRACLEETFGLEFHQEELEKAISQLKEKYQDEAFSFEMLEIAEGYQFLTKGAYHNTVGTLLKQKTRKRLSRAALETLAIVAYKQPVSKSEIEKIRGVNSDYALQKLLEKELVSIVGRSEGPGKPLLYGAGDKFMNYFGLKSIKDLPQPKEFKDPENLIGEPEEIEEIAEESADLTTD is encoded by the coding sequence TTGAAGCACTTGGCCCAACACATTGAAAGTTTGATCTTCACTGCCGATGCCCCCATTTCTTTTGGAGAAATTCGGGCCTGTTTGGAAGAAACCTTTGGTTTGGAATTTCATCAGGAGGAATTGGAAAAAGCCATTTCCCAGTTGAAGGAAAAATACCAGGATGAGGCTTTTTCCTTCGAAATGCTTGAAATCGCCGAAGGCTACCAGTTTTTGACCAAAGGTGCGTACCACAATACCGTCGGCACTTTGCTCAAACAAAAAACGCGCAAGCGCTTATCGCGTGCGGCTTTGGAAACACTGGCCATCGTGGCTTACAAGCAGCCGGTTTCCAAATCGGAGATCGAAAAAATTCGGGGGGTGAATTCAGATTATGCCCTCCAGAAACTATTGGAGAAGGAACTTGTTTCTATTGTAGGCCGCAGCGAAGGACCCGGTAAACCACTTTTGTACGGAGCAGGAGACAAATTCATGAATTACTTTGGGTTAAAAAGCATCAAAGATTTGCCCCAACCCAAGGAATTTAAGGATCCTGAAAACCTGATTGGGGAACCCGAAGAAATTGAAGAAATTGCGGAAGAGTCCGCAGATCTTACGACTGATTAA
- a CDS encoding MBL fold metallo-hydrolase has product MLKPAFLKDQALWDDVLQQSTDPHQFQLWWLGQSGFLLQWQGQRVLLDPYLSDSLTKKYAHTAKPHVRISERVIDPQLLQGIHVLTSSHNHTDHLDAETLQPILANNPAARFLIPEANRDFVAERVGCARDFPIGLNDGQRVSIGLFTFYGVPAAHNELERDEQGNCRYMGYVVEFGPWKIYHSGDTLWYEGLVEVLKPFQVDIALLPINGNDPARGVAGNLNTQEAVDLGLAIGAKWVIPHHYDMFAFNTADPADFVAAAKKAAQDYCVLELGDKFVTFN; this is encoded by the coding sequence ATGTTGAAACCTGCATTTCTAAAAGACCAGGCCCTCTGGGATGACGTACTCCAACAATCCACCGACCCCCATCAATTCCAACTCTGGTGGCTGGGTCAAAGTGGTTTCCTCCTGCAATGGCAAGGGCAGCGGGTGCTGCTGGACCCCTATTTGTCGGATTCACTGACCAAAAAATACGCCCATACCGCCAAACCCCATGTGCGCATCAGCGAGCGCGTGATTGATCCACAGTTGTTGCAGGGCATCCATGTGCTGACCTCCAGCCACAACCACACCGACCATTTGGATGCGGAGACATTGCAACCCATTTTGGCCAATAACCCCGCTGCCAGGTTCCTCATCCCGGAAGCCAATCGCGATTTTGTGGCCGAAAGAGTTGGTTGTGCCCGTGATTTTCCGATCGGACTGAACGATGGCCAGCGTGTGAGCATCGGGTTGTTTACTTTTTACGGCGTACCCGCTGCGCACAACGAACTGGAGCGCGATGAACAGGGCAATTGCCGCTACATGGGCTACGTGGTCGAGTTTGGCCCCTGGAAAATTTACCACAGCGGGGATACCCTTTGGTACGAAGGGTTGGTTGAGGTGCTGAAACCTTTTCAGGTAGATATTGCCCTTTTGCCCATCAATGGCAATGATCCTGCTCGCGGGGTGGCCGGAAACCTCAACACTCAGGAAGCAGTGGATCTGGGGTTAGCCATTGGCGCAAAATGGGTGATCCCACACCACTATGATATGTTTGCCTTCAACACGGCTGATCCGGCGGATTTTGTTGCTGCTGCAAAAAAAGCAGCGCAGGACTATTGTGTATTGGAATTAGGAGACAAGTTCGTAACATTTAACTAA
- a CDS encoding methionine synthase, with the protein MQPTPIRTNVIGSYPFPGWLEFAIHHLDKFGPADLEEMIEDAVVAAVHDQVTAGLDVITDGEQTRLDFNLSFYGYLKGITPNESETRKFGPAAHDQRGKHSIVEPLRAPEGLGAVKEFLRLKRLAPAGPTLKTSVPGPYTLSGRMLPNQQYPDRYSITEALLPIVRKELEDLVAAGCTEITVDEPSMSCYAYKEDTKRFVDIFNRTVESVQGKCRLSTHMCFGNFKGRPVGYRSIKPMLPDFLDLNVDEIHIEMANREFAEIELLAPFAEKMDVAVGIIDVKNYYIETEKDVVERIRRCLQYVPAEKLAVAPDCGLSQTARWASRQKLINMVRGAKLVREQLTK; encoded by the coding sequence ATGCAGCCTACACCCATTCGCACCAACGTTATCGGAAGTTACCCCTTCCCCGGCTGGCTCGAATTTGCCATCCATCACCTGGACAAATTTGGCCCTGCGGATCTGGAAGAAATGATTGAAGATGCCGTGGTCGCCGCCGTACACGACCAGGTCACTGCTGGCCTCGACGTGATCACCGATGGGGAACAAACTCGCCTGGATTTCAACCTTTCTTTTTATGGTTACCTCAAAGGCATTACGCCCAATGAGTCCGAAACGCGCAAATTTGGCCCCGCTGCTCATGACCAACGCGGCAAACACAGCATCGTAGAACCCCTGCGCGCGCCTGAAGGTCTGGGAGCCGTAAAGGAGTTTTTGCGCCTGAAAAGACTGGCACCCGCCGGGCCAACCCTCAAAACCAGCGTACCCGGCCCCTATACCCTGAGTGGCCGGATGTTGCCCAACCAACAATACCCTGACCGCTACTCCATCACCGAAGCCTTACTGCCCATTGTGCGCAAAGAGTTGGAAGACCTGGTGGCGGCTGGTTGTACCGAAATTACGGTAGACGAGCCTTCCATGAGCTGTTATGCCTACAAAGAGGACACCAAACGTTTTGTCGACATCTTCAACCGTACCGTAGAATCGGTACAGGGCAAATGCCGCTTGTCTACCCACATGTGTTTTGGCAATTTTAAAGGTCGTCCGGTGGGTTACCGCAGCATCAAGCCCATGTTGCCCGATTTCCTGGACCTGAATGTAGATGAAATCCACATCGAAATGGCCAATCGAGAGTTTGCCGAGATTGAACTACTGGCACCTTTTGCCGAAAAAATGGATGTAGCCGTGGGCATCATCGACGTAAAAAATTACTACATCGAAACCGAAAAAGATGTGGTGGAGCGCATTCGCCGCTGTTTGCAATACGTGCCCGCTGAAAAACTGGCGGTAGCACCGGATTGTGGGTTGAGCCAAACGGCGCGTTGGGCTTCGCGCCAGAAGTTGATCAATATGGTGAGGGGAGCGAAGTTGGTACGGGAGCAATTGACTAAATGA